The nucleotide sequence TGGTAATTGTTAAGTAGATAACAAAAAATAAATAGATTAAATAATGAGAAAATTAGTTTTCTTATTCTCGCTTCTCCTTACCGTATTGGTGTTAAAAGCTGCTAACATTAAGTTTTCAGCATCAGCTCCAAATGCGGTTGTTATGGGTGAGCAGTTCAGATTGTCCTTTACAGTTAATGCTGAAGCAAAGGATTTGAGGGTGCAGGAAATGCCCGATTTCGAAGTTCTTATGGGGCCATCTCAGTCTAAATCCTATAGTTCTTCGTGGGTTAATGGTCAAAGTAGCAGTGAAACAACAATTACTTTTACTTATATTTTAATGCCAAAGAAAGTGGGCACATTTAATATAGCTCCGGCTACGATTAAGGTTAATGGCGCAAATTATGTATCTAATGCTCTTTCTGTAAAAGTTCTTCCTCCTGATAAAGCAAGTTCAGCATCTGGAGATAATTCCACAGGTTCAAACTCCAACCAGGCTGGTTCGCAGGCTATTTCTAACGATGGCCTTTTTATTAAAATGCAGGTAGCAAGTAGAACTGTGTATGAACAGGAAGGATTTGTTGTTACTTTTAAACTTTATTCATTGTATGATTGTGGTTTAAACGAAGTGAAATTTCCGGAATTCGAAGGATTTCTTGCGCAGGAAATCGAATTGCCAGAACAAAAACAGTGGGGGCTTGAAAATTATAATGGACGAAATTATCGCACTGTTGTACTCAAACAAACGGTTTTATATCCCCAGCGATCTGGCAAGCTAACAATCCCTGCAGGTAAATTTGAGGCAGTTGTAAGACTTCGTTCTCAGCAGAAAGTCAAGAGTATTTTTGACGATTTCTTTGATTCTTATCAGGATGTGAAGAAAGTTATTACCTCGACACCGGCAGCCATTACAGTCAAGCCATTACCTTCGGGAAAACCAGCTTCCTTCTCTGGTGCTGTAGGTGTTTTTTCAATGTCTTCAAATATTAGCTCAGATAGAGTAAAAACAAATGAGGCTGTTACAATTAAGCTTAAAATATCTGGTAATGGAAATGTTAAGCTTTTGAAAAATCCAGAAGTTACTTTTCCTAATGATTTTGAAATATATGACCCTAAAGTAGAAACAGATATAAAAGCTTCTGCTTCAGGAGTTTCTGGAAGTAAATCAATCGAGTATTATGCAATACCG is from uncultured Macellibacteroides sp. and encodes:
- a CDS encoding BatD family protein → MRKLVFLFSLLLTVLVLKAANIKFSASAPNAVVMGEQFRLSFTVNAEAKDLRVQEMPDFEVLMGPSQSKSYSSSWVNGQSSSETTITFTYILMPKKVGTFNIAPATIKVNGANYVSNALSVKVLPPDKASSASGDNSTGSNSNQAGSQAISNDGLFIKMQVASRTVYEQEGFVVTFKLYSLYDCGLNEVKFPEFEGFLAQEIELPEQKQWGLENYNGRNYRTVVLKQTVLYPQRSGKLTIPAGKFEAVVRLRSQQKVKSIFDDFFDSYQDVKKVITSTPAAITVKPLPSGKPASFSGAVGVFSMSSNISSDRVKTNEAVTIKLKISGNGNVKLLKNPEVTFPNDFEIYDPKVETDIKASASGVSGSKSIEYYAIPRYAGDFEIPVIEFSYFDTKSMTYRTMKAGPYKLHVEKGEGGANSPVISNFGEKEALKYIGQDIRYLKINSIRFISKNDIFFGSFLYLLCYLVPAILFIVFFIIYRKQVKENANIALVRTKKANKMAVKRLKNAGKLLKANNKEAFYDEVLRALWGYLSDKLNIPQSNLTKDNVEIELNKYGVDEVLINQFMNILNDCEFARYAPVQSSDAMDNLYEQTLEAIGKMENIIKR